A stretch of the Aegilops tauschii subsp. strangulata cultivar AL8/78 chromosome 4, Aet v6.0, whole genome shotgun sequence genome encodes the following:
- the LOC109754274 gene encoding 6-phosphofructo-2-kinase/fructose-2,6-bisphosphatase isoform X2, which translates to MATAASSGGPSDHQYVSVKLESPRLAALDLAPHLFGSHPAAGSWDPSKALPMERAAAAIWELSCVLPSRHETLDFKLLLKPKADSSECIVEEGPNRPLGCGSNQVEMTDAVFKLAEKDSLECKVWVETEMLSPFDLAASWKAHQENLQPSRVRGTYDVVMNTETEARDEDVDGRHTPSQEEQKAVFVDRGVGSPRFARPTNETVSTSNIKQDSETKLGMPAAEGAVAAAAVADQMYGPKEDRKLVIVLVGLPARGKTFTAAKLTRYLRWLGHETKHFNVGKYRRLKHGTNQTADFFRGDNKEGVEARNEVAALAMEDMLSWMEEGGQVGICDATNSTRSRRNMLMKMAEGKCKIIFVETICNDQDVLERNIRLKVQQSPDYAEQTDFEAGVRDFKERLAYYEKVYEPVDEGSYIKMIDMVSGNGGQLQINNISGYLPGRIVFFLVNCHLTPRPILLTRHGESLDNVRGRIGGDSSLSEVGEVYSRKLASFVEKRLKSERTASIWTSTLQRTILTAQPIIGFPKIQWRALDEINAGVCDGMTYDEVKKNKPEEYESRRKDKLRYRYPRGESYLDVIQRLEPVIIELERQRAPVVVIAHQAVLRSLYAYFADKPLEEVPKIEIPLHTIIEIKMGVTGVEEKRYKLMDAVNPTAEV; encoded by the exons atggcgacggcggcgagctccggcggacCATCGGACCATCAGTATGTCTCGGTGAAGTTGGAGAGCCCCCGCCTGGCGGCGCTCGACCTCGCCCCTCACCTCTTCGGCTCCCACCCCGCCGCTGGCTCGTGGGACCCTTCCAAAGCC CTGCCGATGGAGCGGGCGGCGGCCGCCATTTGGGAGCTCAGCTGCGTCCTCCCTTCTCGACACG AAACACTGGATTTCAAGTTACTATTGAAGCCAAAAGCCGATAGCTCAGAGTGCATTGTTGAGGAGGGACCGAACCGACCGCTAGGTTGCGGGAGCAATCAAGTGGAAATGACGGATGCAGTCTTTAAACTCGCTGAGAAAGATTCACTTGAGTGTAAGGTTTGGGTTGAGACAGAGATGTTGTCCCCATTTGACCTAGCCGCAAGCTGGAAGGCTCATCAGGAGAATCTTCAGCCTTCAAGGGTGCGAGGGACCTATGATGTCGTTATGAACACTGAGACTGAAGCCAGGGACGAG GATGTAGATGGAAGACATACTCCGTCACAGGAAGAACAAAAGGCAGTCTTTGTAGATAGAGGTGTTGGTTCACCAAGGTTTGCTAGACCAACAAACGAAACCGTTTCAACGAGCAACATCAAGCAGGATTCTGAAACAAAGTTG GGTATGCCAGCAGCAGAAGGAGCTGTTGCAGCAGCAGCTGTAGCTGATCAGATGTACGGACCAAAAGAGGACCGCAAGTTGGTCATTGTGCTG GTTGGGCTGCCAGCTCGTGGTAAGACCTTTACAGCAGCTAAGCTTACAAGATATCTCCGATGGTTAGGTCATGAAACAAAACACTTCAATGTTGGAAAG TACCGTCGGCTCAAGCATGGCACTAATCAG ACTGCTGATTTCTTTCGTGGAGACAACAAGGAGGGTGTGGAGGCACGTAATGAG GTGGCAGCATTAGCAATGGAAGATATGCTATCATGGATGGAGGAAGGTGGCCAG GTTGGTATTTGTGATGCCACAAACAGCACAAGAAGTCGAAGGAACATGCTGATGAAAATGGCTGAAGGAAAATGTAAG ATCATCTTTGTGGAAACAATATGTAATGATCAGGATGTTCTTGAGAGAAATATTCGCCTGAAAGTTCAACAAAGTCCTGATTATGCGGAGCA AACGGATTTTGAAGCGGGTGTGCGAGATTTCAAAGAGCGACTGGCATATTATGAAAAG GTGTATGAACCAGTAGATGAAGGGTCATACATAAAAATGATCGATATGGTTAGTGGGAACGGGGGCCAATTGCAG ATCAACAATATAAGTGGTTACTTGCCTGGACGGATTGTCTTCTTCTTG GTGAACTGTCATCTTACACCTCGCCCTATCCTGTTAACTAGGCATGGGGAAAGTTTAGATAATGTCAGAGGAAGAATCGGTGGAGATTCATCTTTGAG TGAGGTCGGGGAGGTTTATTCAAGGAAACTTGCAAGCTTTGTAGAGAAGCGACTGAAGTCTGAGAGAACCGCCTCC ATATGGACTAGCACACTCCAGAGGACAATATTAACTGCACAGCCAATCATCGGATTTCCAAAG ATACAATGGCGTGCTCTTGATGAGATAAATGCTGGTGTTTGTGATGGGATGACATATGATGAAGTAAAGAAAAATAAACCTGAAGAATATGA ATCACGTCGTAAAGACAAGCTGAGGTACCGTTATCCTAGAGGAGAATCCTACCTCGATGTCATCCAGAG ATTAGAACCTGTAATAATTGAGCTTGAAAGGCAACGTGCCCCAGTGGTAGTCATAGCTCACCAG GCTGTGTTGAGATCACTATATGCGTATTTCGCGGACAAACCACTGGAGGAAGTTCCTAAGATTGAA ATACCTCTTCATACAATCATTGAGATAAAAATGGGCGTCACTGGTGTTGAAGAGAAGAGATACAAACTCATGGACGCAGTGAACCCAACTGCAGAGGTCTGA
- the LOC109754274 gene encoding 6-phosphofructo-2-kinase/fructose-2,6-bisphosphatase isoform X1, whose amino-acid sequence MATAASSGGPSDHQYVSVKLESPRLAALDLAPHLFGSHPAAGSWDPSKALPMERAAAAIWELSCVLPSRHETLDFKLLLKPKADSSECIVEEGPNRPLGCGSNQVEMTDAVFKLAEKDSLECKVWVETEMLSPFDLAASWKAHQENLQPSRVRGTYDVVMNTETEARDENDFASGLELDLEKYVVPTTPNMGSGVVYAANLTENPRSLLDTGISPNNLIKGDAPLNHYANTKKDVDGRHTPSQEEQKAVFVDRGVGSPRFARPTNETVSTSNIKQDSETKLGMPAAEGAVAAAAVADQMYGPKEDRKLVIVLVGLPARGKTFTAAKLTRYLRWLGHETKHFNVGKYRRLKHGTNQTADFFRGDNKEGVEARNEVAALAMEDMLSWMEEGGQVGICDATNSTRSRRNMLMKMAEGKCKIIFVETICNDQDVLERNIRLKVQQSPDYAEQTDFEAGVRDFKERLAYYEKVYEPVDEGSYIKMIDMVSGNGGQLQINNISGYLPGRIVFFLVNCHLTPRPILLTRHGESLDNVRGRIGGDSSLSEVGEVYSRKLASFVEKRLKSERTASIWTSTLQRTILTAQPIIGFPKIQWRALDEINAGVCDGMTYDEVKKNKPEEYESRRKDKLRYRYPRGESYLDVIQRLEPVIIELERQRAPVVVIAHQAVLRSLYAYFADKPLEEVPKIEIPLHTIIEIKMGVTGVEEKRYKLMDAVNPTAEV is encoded by the exons atggcgacggcggcgagctccggcggacCATCGGACCATCAGTATGTCTCGGTGAAGTTGGAGAGCCCCCGCCTGGCGGCGCTCGACCTCGCCCCTCACCTCTTCGGCTCCCACCCCGCCGCTGGCTCGTGGGACCCTTCCAAAGCC CTGCCGATGGAGCGGGCGGCGGCCGCCATTTGGGAGCTCAGCTGCGTCCTCCCTTCTCGACACG AAACACTGGATTTCAAGTTACTATTGAAGCCAAAAGCCGATAGCTCAGAGTGCATTGTTGAGGAGGGACCGAACCGACCGCTAGGTTGCGGGAGCAATCAAGTGGAAATGACGGATGCAGTCTTTAAACTCGCTGAGAAAGATTCACTTGAGTGTAAGGTTTGGGTTGAGACAGAGATGTTGTCCCCATTTGACCTAGCCGCAAGCTGGAAGGCTCATCAGGAGAATCTTCAGCCTTCAAGGGTGCGAGGGACCTATGATGTCGTTATGAACACTGAGACTGAAGCCAGGGACGAG AATGACTTCGCTTCTGGTTTGGAGCTTGATTTAGAGAAGTATGTAGTTCCAACAACACCCAACATGGGCTCAGGTGTTGTTTATGCAGCTAACTTGACTGAGAATCCCCGCTCTTTATTGGACACCGGTATCTCACCAAACAATTTGATCAAAGGTGACGCACCCCTGAATCATTATGCTAACACAAAGAAG GATGTAGATGGAAGACATACTCCGTCACAGGAAGAACAAAAGGCAGTCTTTGTAGATAGAGGTGTTGGTTCACCAAGGTTTGCTAGACCAACAAACGAAACCGTTTCAACGAGCAACATCAAGCAGGATTCTGAAACAAAGTTG GGTATGCCAGCAGCAGAAGGAGCTGTTGCAGCAGCAGCTGTAGCTGATCAGATGTACGGACCAAAAGAGGACCGCAAGTTGGTCATTGTGCTG GTTGGGCTGCCAGCTCGTGGTAAGACCTTTACAGCAGCTAAGCTTACAAGATATCTCCGATGGTTAGGTCATGAAACAAAACACTTCAATGTTGGAAAG TACCGTCGGCTCAAGCATGGCACTAATCAG ACTGCTGATTTCTTTCGTGGAGACAACAAGGAGGGTGTGGAGGCACGTAATGAG GTGGCAGCATTAGCAATGGAAGATATGCTATCATGGATGGAGGAAGGTGGCCAG GTTGGTATTTGTGATGCCACAAACAGCACAAGAAGTCGAAGGAACATGCTGATGAAAATGGCTGAAGGAAAATGTAAG ATCATCTTTGTGGAAACAATATGTAATGATCAGGATGTTCTTGAGAGAAATATTCGCCTGAAAGTTCAACAAAGTCCTGATTATGCGGAGCA AACGGATTTTGAAGCGGGTGTGCGAGATTTCAAAGAGCGACTGGCATATTATGAAAAG GTGTATGAACCAGTAGATGAAGGGTCATACATAAAAATGATCGATATGGTTAGTGGGAACGGGGGCCAATTGCAG ATCAACAATATAAGTGGTTACTTGCCTGGACGGATTGTCTTCTTCTTG GTGAACTGTCATCTTACACCTCGCCCTATCCTGTTAACTAGGCATGGGGAAAGTTTAGATAATGTCAGAGGAAGAATCGGTGGAGATTCATCTTTGAG TGAGGTCGGGGAGGTTTATTCAAGGAAACTTGCAAGCTTTGTAGAGAAGCGACTGAAGTCTGAGAGAACCGCCTCC ATATGGACTAGCACACTCCAGAGGACAATATTAACTGCACAGCCAATCATCGGATTTCCAAAG ATACAATGGCGTGCTCTTGATGAGATAAATGCTGGTGTTTGTGATGGGATGACATATGATGAAGTAAAGAAAAATAAACCTGAAGAATATGA ATCACGTCGTAAAGACAAGCTGAGGTACCGTTATCCTAGAGGAGAATCCTACCTCGATGTCATCCAGAG ATTAGAACCTGTAATAATTGAGCTTGAAAGGCAACGTGCCCCAGTGGTAGTCATAGCTCACCAG GCTGTGTTGAGATCACTATATGCGTATTTCGCGGACAAACCACTGGAGGAAGTTCCTAAGATTGAA ATACCTCTTCATACAATCATTGAGATAAAAATGGGCGTCACTGGTGTTGAAGAGAAGAGATACAAACTCATGGACGCAGTGAACCCAACTGCAGAGGTCTGA
- the LOC109754283 gene encoding INCREASED PETAL GROWTH ANISOTROPY 1-like protein 1, translating to MMREGDACVALLRSKLHGLIERNHTLEEENKQLKHQVSRLKGQVSSLEGQDTDRKIIWKKPENSATSNNYFKEKQFVHNNDDVKEAMDLNSSACYNRQQFSRTPSVKSRAPRVPNPPPSPTCIQPIIKAKKEGSMGPPPPPPPPLPSKLLKSTKGVQRVPEVVELYRLLVRREGKSDAKSGSVGIPVATNSRDMIGEIENRSAYVIAIKSDVENQGEFISFLAREVQNAAYKEIADVEEFVKWLDGELSYLIDERAVLKHFPNWPEKKADAMREAAFTYRDLKNLEAEASSFHDDRRVATPMALKRMQALQDKIEQGIHNTEKIRDSASGRYKDLMIPWDWMLDSGIISQLKAASLKLAKEYMNRIMNALKSDPFVNDEELLLQGVRFAFRIHQLAGGFDEGCRKAFQELKTYASKSE from the exons ATGATGAGGGAGGGTGATGCATGTGTTGCACTTCTGAGAAGCAAGCTCCATGGCCTGATCGAGAGGAACCACACTCTGGAAGAGGAGAACAAGCAACTGAAGCATCAAGTCAGCCGTCTAAAAGGCCAAGTCTCCTCACTTGAAGGGCAGGATACTGATAGAAAGATAATCTGGAAGAAGCCGGAGAATTCTGCCACCAGCAACAACTACTTCAAGGAAAAACAGTTTGTTCACAACAATGATGATGTGAAGGAAGCCATGGATCTCAACAGCTCGGCATGTTACAACAGGCAGCAATTTTCTAGGACACCGTCAGTGAAATCAAGAGCACCAAGGGTTCCAAATCCACCACCAAGTCCGACGTGCATCCAACCGATCATCAAGGCAAAAAAGGAAGGATCCATGggtcctcctcctccaccgccaCCTCCCCTACCTTCCAAATTACTGAAGAGCACCAAGGGAGTCCAAAGGGTGCCAGAGGTAGTTGAGTTGTACCGGTTGTTAGTAAGAAGAGAAGGCAAAAGCGATGCGAAGTCTGGATCTGTGGGAATTCCAGTAGCTACTAACAGCCGAGACATGATCGGGGAGATAGAGAACAGATCAGCTTATGTTATAGCT ATTAAATCAGATGTAGAAAATCAGGGTGAATTCATTAGCTTCCTGGCAAGGGAAGTTCAGAATGCAGCATACAAGGAAATAGCTGATGTTGAAGAGTTTGTGAAGTGGCTAGATGGGGAACTATCATACCTGATAGACGAACGGGCAGTGCTCAAGCACTTCCCTAACTGGCCTGAGAAGAAAGCAGATGCCATGAGAGAAGCAGCATTCACCTACCGGGATCTGAAGAACCTGGAAGCAGAAGCATCATCATTTCACGACGACAGGAGAGTGGCTACACCTATGGCTTTGAAGCGCATGCAAGCTCTACAGGATAA AATTGAACAAGGTATTCACAATACTGAAAAAATAAGGGACAGTGCAAGTGGAAGATACAAGGATCTCATGATCCCATGGGATTGGATGCTTGATTCTGGAATCATAAGCCAA CTAAAGGCCGCTTCATTGAAGCTTGCAAAAGAATACATGAACCGCATTATGAATGCACTGAAGTCAGATCCATTTGTAAATGATGAGGAACTGCTCCTGCAAGGTGTCCGCTTTGCCTTCCGAATACATCAG CTCGCGGGTGGCTTTGATGAAGGTTGCCGGAAAGCGTTCCAAGAACTCAAGACGTACGCAAGCAAGTCAGAGTGA